Part of the Clostridium sporogenes genome, TTCCTGTAGGTGCTGCCATAAAAACTCTCATGTTAGCTTTTTCAAACATCTCTGTTATACAATTAATAATAGTTGTTTTTCCTGTACCAGGGCCTCCTGTTATTATTTCCACCCCATTTTCTAAGGCTCCTTTTATAGCTTCCCTTTGAGAATCATGAAATTTTATATTATTACTTTTTTCAAAATTTAATATTTCATCTTCTATATCTATGTTTAAATTATCATATTGTGACAAAGATAAACTAAGTATTTTTTTTGTAACTCCCAACTCGCAATAATAATAAGGTAGAGTAAAAACGCAGCCTTGGTCTTTTACTTTTTCTATCTTTAATTTATTTTCTGCCATATTATTATATATACTTTCATGTATTTCTTCTTCTTTTACACCTAATATGTTCATAGCCTCACTTATAAGCTTATCTAAAGGCATATAAGTATTTCCTAGACTACAAAATCCATTTATTATATAATTTATTCCACTTTGAATTCTAAAGGGTGAATTGCCTGCTATTCCTAAGCTTCTAGCTATTTTATCTGCAGTTTTAAAACCTATTCCGCTTATTTCTTCTGTAAGTATATATGGATTTTCTTTAACAATTGATATAGAATTTTCTCCAAATCTTTTATAAACTTTCATGCATTGATTAGGTGTAACTCCATAATTTTGAAAAAATATCATTATGTTTCGTACTTCATTTTGTTTTATATAGGAATCATATATTATTTCTATTTTTTTCTTTCCTATACCCTCTATTTCTGTCAATCTTTCTATATTATTGTCTAATATATTTAATGTTTCTTCTCCAAATTTTTTTACAATTTTTTTTGCAGTTACTGGGCCTATACCTGATATAATTCCTGAGGATAAATATCTTTCTATACCAGCTATAGTATTGGGCACTACCTCTTCACATATTTCTACTTTAAATTGGTTCCCAAATTGTGGATGGATAACCCATTTACCCTTCAATCTTAAATTTTGTCCTTCTGTTATATAGGGCATACATCCTACTATTGTTATAACCTCGTTTTCCTCTCTTATTTTTGCCACTACATATCCATTCTCATCATTTTTAAAAAGTATATCCTCTATAAATCCCTGTATTTCCTGCATAAAAAATCTCTCCTAATCTTTTTCATTCCACTATCATTACCCATAATACTTCCACTTCTAAGTGTGGTAAATACTATAGTTTTCTAACTCTAATCATTTAGAATAATTATATCACATTATTATAGAAAAATATAAAGGAATGGCATGTTATCATGTCCATTCCTTTTTACACTATTTTAACTTATATATGTTTTTTTATTTCCTCTACTTTATCTAATCTTTCCCATGGTACATCTATATCCGTTCTTCCAAAATGTCCATAAGCAGCGACTTGTTTATATATAGGTCTTCTTAAGTCTAAATCTCTTATTATAGCTCCAGGTCTTAAATCAAATACTTTATTTACTATTGAAACTATTTCTTCATCAGCCATTTTACCTGTTCCAAATGTATCAACTGAAATAGATACTGGTTTAGCTACCCCTATAGCATAAGCTAACTGAATTTCTAACTTATCAGCAACCCCTGCTGCAACTAAATTTTTAGCTACCCATCTTGCGGCATATGCAGCAGATCTATCAACCTTTGTTGGATCCTTACCTGAAAAGGCTCCACCACCATGTCTTCCATATCCACCATAAGTATCAACTATTATTTTTCTTCCTGTTAATCCTGAATCCCCTTGAGGCCCACCAATTACAAATCTTCCTGTTGGGTTTATAAAATATTTAGTATTTTCATCTAATAATTCTGATGGTACTATAACTCTTATTACATGTTCTTTTATATCTTTTTCTATTTGTTCTAAAGAAACTTCTGGCCCATGTTGAGTTGAAATAACTATAGCATCTATTCTTACAGGTTTACCATCTTCATATTCTACAGTTACTTGAGTTTTACCGTCTGGTCTCAAATATGGTAATGTACCACTTTTTCTTACTTCTGATAATCTTCTTGATAATTTGTGAGCCATCTCTATAGGCATTGGCATATATTCTTTAGTCTCATTTGTAGCAAAGCCAAACATCATACCTTGATCTCCAGCACCTACAGCATCTAATTTATCCATTTCACCCTTTTTAGATTCTAAAGCTTCATCAACACCCATGGCTATATCTACTGATTGTTCATCTATTGATGTTATTACAGAACAAGTCTCACAATCAAATCCATATTTAGCTCTATCATATCCTATTTCTCTTATGGCTTCTCTAACTAACTTTGGTATATCAACATAACATTTTGTTGATATCTCTCCCATTACCATTACCATTCCTGTTGTAACTGCTGTTTCGCAAGCAACTCTTCCATTCGGATCTTTATCTAATATAGCATCTAAAACTGCATCTGAAATTTGATCGCATATTTTATCTGGATGTCCTTCTGTTACTGATTCAGATGTAAATAACTTTCTCACTTTAACTCCTCCTAATTACTAATTTTGTCTAAAAAAATAAAACCTCTTCAATAAGAAGAGGTTATTGTCTAACTACTCTCTCTTATCTTGCAGATAACACTGCAGGAATTGGCACCTTAGTGAATATCACTGGTTGCCGGGTTTCATAGGGCCCTTTTCCCTCCACCTCTCTTGATAAGAGTTCTTTATTACTATTTATTTAAAATCATATCATACTAAAAAACGCATGTCAATATTATACTTATAATATATGCATTATAAATCATCTATGTACAAATAAAAACATCCTTACTATAAGCAAGGATGTTTGGTGGAGGAGGACGGATTCGAACCATCGAAGCGAATCGCAACAGATTTACAGTCTGCCCCCTTTGGCCACTCGGGAACTCCTCCATGTATGGAGCTGGCAATAGGACTTGAACCTACAACCTGCTGATTACAAGTCAGCTGCTCTACCAATTGAGCCATGCCAGCATAATATTAAATTTTAATGGTGGGCACAACAGGGCTCGAACCTGTGACCCCCTGCTTGTAAGGCAGATGCTCTCCCAGCTGAGCTATGCGCCCATTAAAATAAATATGGTGGAGGAGGACGGATTCGAACCATCGAAGCGAATCGCAACAGATTTACAGT contains:
- the metK gene encoding methionine adenosyltransferase, producing the protein MRKLFTSESVTEGHPDKICDQISDAVLDAILDKDPNGRVACETAVTTGMVMVMGEISTKCYVDIPKLVREAIREIGYDRAKYGFDCETCSVITSIDEQSVDIAMGVDEALESKKGEMDKLDAVGAGDQGMMFGFATNETKEYMPMPIEMAHKLSRRLSEVRKSGTLPYLRPDGKTQVTVEYEDGKPVRIDAIVISTQHGPEVSLEQIEKDIKEHVIRVIVPSELLDENTKYFINPTGRFVIGGPQGDSGLTGRKIIVDTYGGYGRHGGGAFSGKDPTKVDRSAAYAARWVAKNLVAAGVADKLEIQLAYAIGVAKPVSISVDTFGTGKMADEEIVSIVNKVFDLRPGAIIRDLDLRRPIYKQVAAYGHFGRTDIDVPWERLDKVEEIKKHI